A genomic window from Coleofasciculus chthonoplastes PCC 7420 includes:
- a CDS encoding two-partner secretion domain-containing protein, with protein MASQGLGHRPWGFSLIIVGWGAIALVAAPAIAQIQPDTTLGAEQSIVAPNVEIKGLPADLIEGGAIRDTNLFHSFLEFNVGEGGRVYFANPQGIETIFSRVTGNDISNILGTLGVNGQASLYLLNPNGIIFGEGARLDVAGSFVGTTADSVVFENGLTFSATNPEAPPLLTINVTPGLQYGNNGTNASITNRGNLVVGQDLTLAAGNLNLQGQLSAGRDVSLIAKDTVIMQDTISNPFIAAALNQLEVEGANRIEISALNHPDSGLFSGADLVLRSANPIKGNAHYTSGGSFRIEDLEGNLGQLTSPEDPVIRASGDVVLGGYVGASLHILAGGSVTIPGDVIIQSADPVNGIVENITLSDGTTILVDGKTQPTLDIRAGTTAFNIPDIQGIPNTGIILPPLPNPVGIPTSADITIGGIFFNAPDGVALITNQFIVGTLGAAKAGDLTITASDTIQLRGTQTDSRLLNTLITAIPPLEDFVATLPPEVQSTIINAPGSPLNSPASSLLTFTIGTGGTGDVTMKTGRLMIQDGAEVSAYSFGQGQGGNVTIQATDSVELIGTTPFNIPGGLYTQSYSTGNAGNIQIDTGRLTIRDGSGISTTTLSPSQGGDLIINAADSIELSGTTPDEQYPSFIGAGTRSAGDAGNLTLTTRRLIVQDGAGIGTTSFSVGNAGNLTINAAESVDVLGVSAIRGIPSGISTDTIEFGRGGRLTINTQRLNVRDGAVLSASTFGVGEAGSLSVNASESIELNGTSAGRISSGLYSQGFGAGDGNNIEVETPQLVVKNGARITVSTGTTEEDLARFSSGTYGFGAGLNITFADAATGNAGRMRIEADTITLDNQGALIAKTVSGEGGNINLQVEDLIEMRRNSLISAEAFGGQGDGGNIDIDTEFVVAIEDENSDIVADAFGGNGGNINITAQNIFGLEFRPQRTPKSDITASSRFGL; from the coding sequence GGTTAGGGCATAGACCATGGGGGTTCAGCCTGATTATAGTGGGATGGGGCGCGATCGCTCTTGTCGCTGCACCTGCAATAGCGCAGATTCAACCGGATACTACCCTAGGTGCTGAACAGTCTATCGTTGCACCGAATGTTGAAATTAAAGGGCTTCCGGCGGATTTGATTGAAGGGGGGGCAATTCGCGACACGAATTTGTTCCACAGTTTCTTAGAATTTAATGTGGGAGAGGGGGGGCGCGTCTATTTTGCCAATCCTCAGGGGATTGAAACGATTTTCAGTCGGGTGACGGGGAATGATATATCGAATATCTTAGGAACCTTGGGCGTAAATGGACAAGCGTCGTTATATTTACTTAATCCTAATGGAATTATCTTTGGTGAAGGGGCGCGTCTGGATGTAGCGGGTTCTTTTGTGGGAACTACGGCGGATTCAGTGGTATTTGAGAATGGCTTAACGTTTAGCGCAACGAACCCGGAAGCCCCGCCTTTACTGACAATTAATGTAACCCCAGGCTTGCAATATGGCAACAATGGGACAAATGCGTCTATTACCAATCGGGGGAACTTAGTTGTCGGGCAAGATTTAACCTTAGCCGCAGGTAATCTGAATTTACAAGGTCAACTTTCTGCTGGAAGAGATGTAAGTCTAATCGCCAAAGATACGGTAATAATGCAGGATACAATCAGCAATCCGTTTATCGCGGCGGCTCTTAATCAGTTAGAGGTAGAAGGTGCTAACCGTATCGAGATTTCAGCGTTAAACCATCCGGATAGTGGACTCTTTTCCGGTGCAGATTTAGTCTTGCGTTCAGCTAATCCGATTAAAGGGAATGCTCATTATACAAGCGGAGGTAGTTTTCGGATAGAAGATTTAGAGGGGAATTTGGGACAATTAACCAGTCCAGAAGATCCGGTTATTCGCGCCAGTGGGGATGTAGTGTTAGGGGGTTACGTGGGCGCTTCTCTGCATATTCTGGCGGGAGGGAGTGTGACGATTCCAGGGGACGTTATTATCCAGTCGGCTGACCCGGTTAATGGTATTGTTGAGAACATTACCCTGTCAGATGGCACAACTATATTAGTTGATGGAAAAACTCAACCCACGTTAGATATCCGGGCGGGGACAACAGCATTTAATATCCCAGATATTCAGGGTATCCCAAATACGGGGATTATTTTGCCTCCTTTACCCAATCCCGTGGGAATTCCCACAAGTGCCGATATTACAATTGGTGGTATCTTTTTCAATGCCCCTGATGGTGTTGCCTTGATTACCAATCAATTCATTGTCGGTACTTTGGGCGCGGCTAAAGCCGGAGATTTAACCATAACCGCTTCGGATACGATTCAGCTTAGGGGAACCCAAACCGATAGTCGATTACTGAACACATTAATTACCGCCATTCCACCTCTGGAAGACTTTGTTGCTACCTTACCGCCAGAGGTTCAAAGTACAATTATCAATGCGCCCGGTTCACCCCTGAATAGTCCAGCCAGTTCCTTATTAACCTTCACCATCGGTACAGGTGGAACCGGAGATGTGACGATGAAAACGGGACGATTGATGATTCAAGATGGCGCAGAAGTATCCGCCTATAGTTTTGGTCAAGGACAAGGGGGAAATGTAACGATACAAGCTACTGATTCGGTGGAATTAATTGGCACGACACCGTTCAATATTCCGGGTGGCTTATATACTCAATCCTACAGCACAGGTAATGCCGGAAATATCCAAATTGATACCGGACGTTTAACCATCCGAGATGGTTCAGGAATATCAACCACAACCCTGAGTCCGAGTCAGGGGGGAGATTTAATTATAAATGCTGCCGATTCCATAGAATTGAGTGGTACAACTCCGGATGAGCAGTATCCTTCTTTTATCGGGGCGGGAACTCGCAGTGCAGGTGATGCGGGAAACTTAACCCTAACCACCCGCCGCTTAATTGTGCAAGATGGTGCAGGAATAGGTACGACGTCGTTTAGCGTAGGAAATGCTGGCAATTTAACCATTAATGCGGCTGAATCGGTTGATGTGCTCGGCGTATCTGCTATCCGGGGTATTCCTAGTGGTATATCGACAGATACAATAGAATTTGGTCGGGGAGGACGCTTAACCATTAATACTCAGCGCTTGAATGTTCGAGATGGCGCTGTTCTATCGGCGTCCACATTTGGGGTGGGTGAAGCTGGGAGTTTATCGGTTAACGCTTCCGAGTCTATTGAATTGAATGGTACATCAGCCGGGAGGATTTCGAGTGGCTTATATTCTCAAGGGTTTGGTGCTGGTGATGGCAATAATATAGAGGTGGAAACACCACAACTGGTGGTGAAAAATGGGGCAAGGATAACGGTTTCCACGGGGACAACGGAGGAGGATTTAGCCCGGTTTAGTAGTGGCACCTATGGCTTTGGTGCGGGATTGAATATCACATTTGCTGATGCGGCGACAGGGAATGCAGGTAGGATGCGGATTGAGGCGGATACGATTACCTTGGATAATCAGGGTGCATTGATTGCCAAAACAGTTTCCGGTGAGGGCGGGAATATCAATCTTCAGGTAGAGGATTTAATCGAAATGCGCCGCAATAGCCTGATTTCGGCAGAAGCATTTGGCGGTCAAGGTGATGGGGGAAATATTGACATTGATACAGAATTTGTTGTCGCTATTGAAGATGAAAATAGCGATATTGTCGCCGATGCTTTTGGCGGCAATGGTGGTAATATTAATATCACCGCGCAAAATATCTTTGGGTTAGAATTTCGTCCCCAACGGACGCCGAAAAGTGATATTACAGCTAGTTCACGATTTGGCTTATAA